A window of Bradyrhizobium sp. AZCC 1610 contains these coding sequences:
- a CDS encoding LysR substrate-binding domain-containing protein: MFELSQLRCFVAVAEELHFGRAALRLNMTQPPLSRQIQILERVLDVTLLERSNRAVRLTPAGQRFLTDARHLLKLAESAAVLARRMANGKAGSINIGFTATSAYSYVPALVAACRRELPDIEISLKEMVSSDQLKRLDSGEVDIGLLRPPIPRGNLAAFRVTAEPLIAALPSGHPLAQAAQLRLEDLAGEPFIMYEPYEARYFHDLLVELFSRASLAPNYTQHLAQIHSILAMVHSGVGVALVPEAALNLNFSGVVLRPVLMQWQRPAELFFVWRGDNDNPLLPVIAGVARNLAAQAGSIQSMDRSIQ, encoded by the coding sequence ATGTTTGAGTTGAGCCAGTTGCGCTGCTTCGTTGCAGTTGCAGAAGAACTGCATTTCGGGCGTGCGGCGCTGCGGCTGAACATGACGCAGCCGCCGCTCAGCCGCCAGATCCAGATTCTCGAACGCGTCCTCGATGTGACGCTGCTGGAACGCAGCAACCGGGCCGTCAGGCTGACGCCCGCGGGGCAGCGTTTTCTGACCGATGCGCGGCATCTCCTCAAGCTGGCGGAAAGCGCGGCCGTGCTGGCCCGGCGGATGGCGAACGGCAAGGCGGGATCGATCAATATCGGCTTCACGGCGACCTCCGCCTACAGCTACGTGCCGGCGCTGGTCGCCGCCTGCCGGCGTGAACTGCCCGACATCGAGATATCGCTGAAAGAAATGGTCTCCAGCGACCAGCTCAAACGGCTCGATTCCGGCGAGGTCGATATCGGCCTGCTCCGCCCGCCGATTCCACGTGGCAATCTTGCCGCCTTCCGCGTGACGGCGGAGCCGCTGATCGCGGCACTGCCGAGCGGCCACCCGCTGGCGCAGGCGGCCCAGTTGCGTCTGGAGGATCTCGCGGGCGAGCCCTTCATCATGTATGAGCCCTATGAAGCCCGCTATTTCCACGATCTTCTGGTCGAGCTGTTTTCACGCGCAAGTCTGGCGCCGAACTATACGCAGCATCTCGCTCAGATCCATTCGATCCTCGCCATGGTGCATTCCGGTGTCGGCGTAGCGCTGGTCCCCGAGGCCGCGTTGAATCTGAATTTCAGCGGCGTGGTGCTGCGTCCCGTCCTGATGCAGTGGCAGCGGCCGGCCGAGTTGTTCTTTGTCTGGCGCGGCGACAACGACAATCCGCTCCTTCCCGTCATTGCCGGCGTCGCGCGAAACCTTGCCGCTCAGGCCGGCTCGATCCAATCAATGGATCGATCGATACAGTGA